The following proteins are co-located in the Roseiconus lacunae genome:
- a CDS encoding response regulator: MTTKTVFTTGEAAKICKVSQQTIIRCFDNGSLKGFRVPGSKFRRIPREQLYLFMKDNGIPTDALESGKKKLLIVDDDQDLVELMKEGFERDGRFDIRTANNGFDAGMGVKEFRPDLVVLDVMLPDINGKEVCQRVRSDPALDMVKILCISGMVEHNKVDALKAAGANDFMQKPFAIDDLVLRSCELLEMERSVS, translated from the coding sequence ATGACCACGAAAACGGTCTTTACGACAGGCGAAGCGGCGAAGATTTGCAAAGTCAGTCAGCAAACGATCATTCGTTGCTTTGACAATGGCTCGCTGAAAGGCTTTCGCGTACCGGGAAGTAAGTTTCGACGGATTCCTCGTGAACAGCTTTATCTGTTCATGAAGGACAACGGAATTCCGACCGATGCGCTCGAGAGCGGCAAGAAAAAATTGTTGATCGTTGACGACGATCAAGACTTGGTCGAACTGATGAAGGAAGGGTTCGAACGCGACGGTCGATTCGATATTCGAACCGCCAACAACGGATTTGATGCCGGAATGGGCGTCAAGGAGTTCCGTCCCGACCTCGTCGTGCTCGACGTGATGCTTCCCGATATCAACGGTAAAGAAGTTTGCCAGCGAGTTCGAAGCGATCCGGCATTGGACATGGTCAAGATTTTGTGCATCTCAGGGATGGTGGAGCACAACAAGGTTGACGCGCTTAAAGCGGCCGGTGCAAACGATTTCATGCAAAAGCCATTTGCGATCGATGATTTGGTGCTTCGCTCGTGCGAGTTGTTGGAAATGGAACGTAGCGTTAGCTAG
- the mnmG gene encoding tRNA uridine-5-carboxymethylaminomethyl(34) synthesis enzyme MnmG, whose protein sequence is MIEYEYDVVVIGAGHAGTEAAAAAARLGAKTALLTTNLDTVGQMSCNPAIGGVAKGQIVREVDALGGLMGRAIDATGIQFRLLNRRKGPAMHSPRAQADKKAYQQFIKHEIELQPDLDLRQETVEDLLTETTPDGEKLVGVQVRGDAVYRAPTVVLTTGTFLSAVMHTGDAKTAGGRAGEGTTRGISGALQRLGFAIDRFKTGTPARLNRRTIDYRSLEEQPGDDQPQPFSFLNDTIDIQQVPCHIAMTNPAVHDLIRANLHRAPMYSGQINSRGPRYCPSIEDKVVRFADKDSHQLFLEPEGHHTEEIYVNGISTSLPRDVQDAMFRQIEGLQNAQIMRYGYAVEYDYCPPTQLWPHLESKTVPGLFLAGQINGTTGYEEAAGQGLIAGLNAARIVAGKSTWVPTRDQAYIGVLVDDLVTSGTDEPYRMFTSRAEFRLLLRQDNADRRLTADADQLGLIEATRRDAFQQKLKDIAKAMELLSASKVSTAKGDVKGDVYLRRPEVDWEVMCSIVPELGAIGAQAAQQVVFDIKYEGYVSRQRDEVARQQRMLKKKIPQTFDYATITAMRGEAREKLSSIRPVTLDQAQRISGITPADIALLLAYLEAPSK, encoded by the coding sequence ATGATTGAATACGAATACGACGTCGTGGTGATTGGCGCCGGGCATGCCGGAACCGAAGCCGCCGCGGCCGCCGCCCGCTTGGGCGCCAAAACAGCGTTGCTGACTACCAATTTGGATACCGTCGGGCAAATGTCCTGCAATCCCGCGATCGGCGGCGTTGCCAAGGGGCAAATTGTCCGCGAAGTCGACGCCTTGGGTGGGTTGATGGGGCGGGCGATCGATGCCACTGGGATACAGTTTCGTTTGCTCAATCGCCGCAAAGGCCCGGCGATGCACAGCCCTCGCGCGCAAGCCGACAAGAAGGCGTATCAACAATTCATCAAGCACGAGATCGAACTGCAGCCCGATCTTGATCTGCGGCAAGAAACCGTCGAAGACCTGCTGACCGAAACCACCCCCGACGGTGAGAAACTCGTCGGCGTACAAGTCCGTGGTGATGCGGTCTATCGCGCCCCGACCGTCGTGCTGACAACGGGGACGTTTCTGTCGGCGGTGATGCACACCGGCGATGCGAAAACCGCTGGCGGCCGAGCAGGCGAAGGGACAACGAGGGGAATCAGCGGTGCGCTTCAGCGATTGGGATTCGCGATCGATCGATTCAAGACCGGAACTCCGGCTCGATTGAATCGACGGACGATCGACTATCGATCACTAGAAGAACAACCCGGGGACGATCAACCTCAACCGTTTTCGTTTCTCAATGACACGATCGACATTCAGCAGGTCCCGTGTCATATCGCAATGACAAACCCAGCGGTCCATGATCTGATTCGAGCCAACTTGCATCGGGCGCCGATGTATAGCGGGCAGATCAATTCACGCGGACCGCGATATTGTCCATCGATCGAAGACAAAGTCGTTCGCTTTGCCGACAAAGACTCACATCAGTTGTTTCTCGAACCGGAAGGCCATCACACCGAAGAAATCTATGTGAACGGCATCTCGACCAGTCTGCCCAGAGATGTTCAGGATGCGATGTTTCGTCAGATCGAAGGCCTTCAGAATGCGCAGATCATGCGCTACGGGTATGCGGTCGAGTATGACTACTGTCCGCCGACTCAGTTGTGGCCGCACTTGGAGTCAAAGACAGTCCCTGGTTTGTTTTTGGCCGGACAAATCAACGGGACCACCGGTTACGAAGAAGCGGCGGGTCAAGGCTTGATCGCCGGGTTGAACGCCGCCCGCATTGTCGCCGGTAAATCGACTTGGGTGCCAACACGCGATCAAGCTTACATCGGCGTGTTAGTCGACGATTTAGTGACCAGCGGTACCGACGAGCCGTACCGGATGTTTACCAGCCGCGCGGAATTTCGATTGTTGCTGCGTCAAGACAACGCGGACCGGCGATTGACGGCCGACGCAGATCAGTTGGGCCTGATCGAGGCTACTCGCCGTGACGCTTTTCAGCAAAAGCTGAAAGACATCGCCAAGGCGATGGAGTTGCTTTCTGCGTCAAAGGTCAGCACCGCCAAGGGGGATGTCAAAGGAGATGTCTATTTGCGGCGTCCCGAAGTCGATTGGGAGGTGATGTGTTCGATCGTGCCCGAACTCGGGGCGATCGGGGCTCAAGCCGCCCAGCAAGTTGTCTTTGATATCAAGTACGAGGGCTACGTCAGTCGCCAGCGAGACGAGGTGGCTCGGCAGCAGCGGATGTTGAAGAAAAAGATCCCACAGACGTTCGACTACGCCACCATCACGGCAATGCGTGGCGAAGCTCGTGAAAAGCTCAGTTCGATCAGACCCGTGACACTCGACCAAGCCCAGCGGATCAGCGGAATCACGCCTGCTGATATCGCTCTTTTGTTGGCCTACCTCGAAGCACCCTCAAAATAG
- a CDS encoding DUF5658 family protein: MQLLERLTGIVVSACCFAVVMGTVAKADDGELTVVTLRTGYLIVEGRYIQPPYVIEHTQDTITINGQEFDRDYFQTADEKAAEKEAGQNTAQHHRSRQFSDREFDVTPVAFDGGSGRREYRRGEHANRNQSDRQVARGESTETADGQDADGDRRRGRGGWGSGHPYEGRGFGGPWGGGRFGGARSFYHNGGGQSLYSVASDLRQASMGGIVAIYPEHEPLVLYPSGAGYQLLQLLTDRANISADPPESLTTNEASIWSRLVADFRPSGDFTERAELDLQRVDEAGADGERTSASVFLSDRLAYPLSLLGMVGVVLGFGHLLSNRPTVDTETHDEKKSHKIIVQSLVIIALFSIVDLVWTLTASNAGAMKELNPLGSQFISDARLLTLFKLSVTGMSIGILYTLRRKPIAHLASWWCCLLMTLLTARWVVFQSMFL; this comes from the coding sequence ATGCAACTTCTTGAACGCCTGACTGGTATTGTGGTTTCGGCTTGCTGTTTTGCAGTGGTGATGGGGACCGTCGCGAAGGCTGACGACGGCGAATTGACCGTGGTAACGCTACGAACAGGGTATTTGATCGTTGAGGGACGCTACATACAGCCCCCTTATGTGATCGAGCACACTCAGGACACGATCACGATCAATGGCCAGGAGTTCGATCGCGACTATTTTCAAACCGCCGATGAGAAAGCAGCTGAGAAAGAAGCGGGGCAAAATACCGCCCAGCATCATCGTTCTCGCCAATTCTCTGACCGTGAGTTCGATGTGACTCCGGTTGCATTCGATGGCGGATCGGGGCGCCGAGAGTATCGTCGTGGCGAGCATGCCAATCGTAACCAATCGGATCGTCAAGTCGCTCGCGGCGAATCAACCGAGACGGCAGACGGCCAAGACGCCGATGGTGATCGCCGACGTGGTCGTGGAGGCTGGGGGAGTGGCCATCCATACGAAGGCCGCGGGTTCGGAGGTCCTTGGGGTGGTGGCCGTTTTGGCGGGGCACGAAGTTTCTATCACAATGGCGGCGGACAATCGCTGTATTCCGTCGCAAGCGATTTGCGGCAAGCGTCGATGGGGGGCATCGTTGCGATCTACCCCGAACACGAACCGTTGGTGCTCTACCCCAGTGGTGCGGGGTATCAGTTGCTTCAGTTGTTGACCGACCGGGCCAACATTTCGGCCGATCCGCCGGAAAGTTTGACGACGAATGAGGCCTCCATTTGGAGTCGTTTGGTGGCAGACTTTCGTCCTTCCGGGGACTTTACCGAACGGGCCGAACTTGACTTGCAACGGGTCGATGAAGCGGGCGCCGACGGCGAACGAACTTCGGCATCGGTCTTTTTGAGCGATCGTCTGGCGTATCCCCTTTCTCTGTTGGGGATGGTAGGCGTTGTGCTAGGGTTTGGTCACTTGCTGTCCAATCGGCCGACCGTTGACACCGAGACCCATGACGAAAAGAAAAGCCACAAGATCATCGTGCAGTCGCTGGTCATTATCGCTTTGTTCTCGATCGTCGATTTGGTCTGGACGTTGACGGCGTCCAATGCCGGCGCGATGAAAGAGCTCAATCCGCTAGGTAGTCAATTCATTAGCGATGCGCGACTACTGACGTTGTTTAAGTTGTCGGTCACCGGCATGTCGATCGGTATTCTCTACACCTTGCGTCGTAAACCGATCGCACACTTGGCATCGTGGTGGTGTTGTTTGCTGATGACCCTGCTGACCGCTCGCTGGGTTGTCTTTCAATCGATGTTTCTTTAA
- a CDS encoding sulfatase-like hydrolase/transferase codes for MMSTSAAPPNVILVMADDQGWGETSYNGHPLLKTPELDAMAANGLRFDRFYAGAPVCSPTRAAVLTGRSCYRVGVPEHGYALRHQETVLPKVLADAGYNTAHFGKWHLNGLRGPGVPIFDHDPFHPGTFGFQYWLSVTNFYDRDPLMSRNGQIEDYRGDSSDVVVEQAVDHIGKLAKQDAPFFVVIWYGTPHSPFKASEEDASAFEHLDEQSKQHYGELVALDRSVGTLRQSLRRLNIEKDTVLWYCSDNGGLPKITPDTTGGLKGNKGTIDEGGLRVPGIIEWPGTIEPRRTNYPASVMDMMPTILELADTQHPTPNRPADGTSLTRLFGGENQAPRRVPALYFRYKKMAAMVDNDWKISTRQLADGPFKLYHLVEDPSETTDVSAENRKRKQRMVKQLQAWLAETDASESGSDYPEGDVDPMHPRPMFWTERADYQPYLNEWKDRWEYGSWLERRKRK; via the coding sequence ATGATGTCGACCTCTGCCGCCCCACCGAACGTGATCCTGGTGATGGCGGATGACCAAGGTTGGGGAGAAACGAGTTACAACGGGCACCCTTTGCTTAAAACACCGGAACTCGACGCGATGGCAGCCAACGGACTGCGATTCGATCGTTTTTATGCCGGTGCCCCGGTCTGCTCCCCGACGCGAGCGGCAGTACTCACCGGCCGCTCCTGCTATCGCGTCGGAGTCCCCGAGCATGGTTACGCCCTCCGGCACCAAGAAACCGTACTGCCAAAAGTCTTGGCCGATGCTGGTTACAACACCGCACATTTCGGGAAATGGCACCTCAACGGATTGCGCGGCCCCGGTGTCCCAATCTTCGATCACGACCCGTTTCATCCCGGCACCTTCGGATTTCAGTACTGGTTGTCGGTCACCAATTTTTATGATCGCGATCCATTGATGAGCCGCAACGGACAAATCGAAGACTACCGCGGTGACTCCTCCGATGTTGTTGTCGAACAAGCGGTCGATCACATCGGCAAACTCGCTAAACAAGATGCACCGTTCTTTGTTGTGATCTGGTACGGCACACCTCATTCGCCTTTTAAAGCCTCCGAGGAAGACGCATCAGCATTCGAACATTTGGATGAACAATCCAAGCAGCACTACGGAGAGTTGGTTGCGCTCGATCGCAGTGTCGGAACACTTCGCCAAAGCCTTCGCCGGTTGAACATCGAAAAGGACACCGTCCTGTGGTACTGCAGCGACAACGGCGGCTTGCCCAAGATCACACCTGACACCACAGGCGGCTTGAAAGGCAACAAGGGAACGATCGATGAAGGTGGTTTGCGCGTCCCGGGAATCATTGAATGGCCCGGTACGATCGAGCCGCGGCGGACGAATTATCCGGCCAGTGTGATGGACATGATGCCGACGATTTTGGAACTGGCCGATACCCAACATCCCACTCCAAACCGACCGGCCGATGGCACTAGTTTGACACGCTTATTCGGCGGCGAGAACCAAGCCCCTCGACGAGTTCCAGCCCTCTACTTTCGCTACAAGAAGATGGCCGCGATGGTCGACAACGATTGGAAAATTTCAACGCGTCAGTTGGCTGATGGCCCTTTTAAACTTTACCACCTCGTCGAGGATCCGTCGGAAACAACCGACGTCTCCGCCGAAAACCGCAAACGAAAACAGCGGATGGTCAAACAGCTTCAAGCGTGGCTCGCGGAAACCGATGCCAGCGAATCGGGAAGCGATTACCCCGAAGGCGACGTCGACCCGATGCACCCCCGACCGATGTTCTGGACCGAACGCGCCGACTACCAACCGTATCTCAACGAATGGAAAGATCGCTGGGAATACGGCAGTTGGCTCGAAAGACGAAAACGCAAGTGA
- the holA gene encoding DNA polymerase III subunit delta produces MSKVHAFDFLTKSSDADAHDFSVAGLFGGDGTLMGWATNKLAGDSDVTEFDGNTARWSDVNDELSTGSLFDMGEKRAIVIRDADSFLSSNRAEVEAYLAKPGSVARLILQLQSLASNTKVYKALDKSHVLICCSGETGKKTGATAVSRRKFLTEFVAGRHQTKLTGEAADALVEMLGDDVGFLDTEIAKLACYQPPGETIGEELVRDVVAGWQGKTIWQITDAISSGNAAEALLQLDKLISGGQPPVALLPQIAYSLRKLGLATAIHLAAERAGKKPHLEDSLVKGGMRPFEIGRATADMKRMKRERAAKLLEWLLDADLRLKGTHSSDGLDRFLLESLVLKLAQ; encoded by the coding sequence ATGTCCAAAGTACACGCGTTCGATTTCCTGACCAAAAGCAGCGATGCCGATGCGCATGACTTTTCTGTTGCCGGCCTATTCGGCGGCGACGGCACATTGATGGGATGGGCGACGAATAAGCTAGCTGGCGATTCCGACGTGACGGAATTCGATGGCAACACCGCACGTTGGTCCGATGTCAACGATGAACTCTCGACGGGTTCGTTATTCGACATGGGCGAGAAACGGGCCATCGTGATTCGTGACGCCGATTCGTTCCTGTCGTCGAACCGGGCCGAAGTCGAAGCTTACTTGGCGAAACCGGGCAGCGTCGCACGATTGATTTTGCAGCTTCAATCGCTCGCGAGTAATACCAAAGTTTACAAAGCCCTGGACAAATCCCACGTACTGATTTGCTGTAGCGGGGAAACGGGGAAAAAAACCGGCGCGACGGCCGTATCACGTCGTAAATTTTTGACCGAATTTGTCGCCGGCCGACATCAAACCAAATTGACCGGCGAAGCTGCCGACGCGTTGGTGGAAATGCTCGGCGACGATGTTGGATTTTTAGATACCGAAATCGCCAAACTTGCGTGCTACCAGCCGCCCGGTGAAACGATCGGTGAAGAGTTGGTCCGTGACGTTGTCGCCGGATGGCAAGGCAAGACGATTTGGCAAATTACCGATGCGATTTCATCGGGCAACGCTGCCGAAGCACTTTTGCAACTCGACAAGTTAATCTCTGGGGGTCAGCCGCCGGTCGCCCTACTGCCACAAATCGCGTATTCGCTACGCAAACTCGGCCTGGCCACCGCCATTCACTTGGCCGCCGAACGTGCCGGTAAAAAACCACACCTGGAAGACTCTCTCGTCAAAGGCGGAATGCGACCGTTCGAAATTGGTCGCGCAACAGCGGATATGAAACGAATGAAGCGCGAGCGAGCAGCCAAACTGCTGGAGTGGCTACTCGATGCTGACTTGCGTTTAAAGGGCACGCACAGCTCCGACGGACTCGACCGCTTCCTGCTCGAAAGTCTTGTCCTCAAACTGGCTCAGTAA
- a CDS encoding HAD family hydrolase, which produces MNANDFEKYDGLIFDCDGTLADSMPLHYVAWHETLLRYGIEFTNDRFYSMGGMPSAGIVRILAEEQNVVVDPPRVADEKEAAFTELIVQVQPKVAVCEIAQQFHQKKPMAVASGSGRDIVQRQLAALGISDLFATIVASEDTERHKPEPDVFLEAASRLGVDPTRCVVFEDSPLGFQAADAAGMDWVDVR; this is translated from the coding sequence ATGAACGCAAACGATTTTGAAAAATACGACGGCTTGATTTTTGACTGCGACGGCACACTGGCAGATTCGATGCCACTGCACTACGTCGCATGGCATGAAACGCTGCTTCGCTATGGTATCGAGTTCACCAACGACCGATTCTACTCGATGGGGGGAATGCCCAGCGCCGGGATCGTTCGGATCTTGGCCGAAGAGCAAAATGTGGTCGTTGATCCACCACGAGTTGCCGATGAAAAAGAGGCCGCGTTCACGGAATTAATCGTTCAGGTGCAGCCTAAAGTCGCTGTCTGCGAAATCGCACAGCAATTTCACCAAAAAAAGCCAATGGCGGTCGCCAGCGGCAGTGGACGAGACATCGTGCAGCGTCAGTTGGCGGCGCTCGGAATCTCCGATTTATTTGCCACGATCGTAGCGAGTGAAGATACCGAACGACATAAACCCGAACCCGACGTGTTTCTGGAAGCCGCGTCGCGATTGGGAGTCGATCCGACCCGATGTGTTGTCTTTGAAGATTCGCCCTTGGGCTTCCAAGCCGCCGATGCGGCAGGGATGGACTGGGTCGACGTCCGTTGA
- a CDS encoding GspE/PulE family protein, with amino-acid sequence MNQPPPINPSVKSSVNSETAATDKSGSENVAYCDAIFAKAFQAGASDIHFEPFEQAYRVRMRVDGALSQIAAGPAADYPQLSSRVKILSELDIAERRRPQEGRLRLSIENRAVDYRVSSVPTRFGEKIVLRVVDATGLKADLTKLGMTSREAQLMNKATSRPDGMILVTGPTGSGKTTTLYSALNQLNRMDRNVSTIEDPVEFNVFGITQINVRRDLEMDFPQVLRLLLRQDPDVILVGEIRDTETAKTSFQAALTGHMVLSTLHTNDTASAVARLRDMDVEPFLINAALNLIIAQRLVKRICQHCRTPVKVSAAQLKALGISEEQAAKATFCRGQGCTKCNGTGMRGRIAIFEMLDMTDEIRNLIFENGSVEAIKRQAVKDGMRTLRISALSKAFQGVITLEQASLFASRE; translated from the coding sequence ATGAATCAGCCGCCTCCGATCAATCCTAGCGTCAAGTCCAGCGTCAATTCCGAAACTGCCGCGACTGACAAATCGGGTTCCGAAAACGTCGCCTATTGTGATGCGATCTTCGCCAAAGCGTTCCAAGCGGGTGCGTCTGACATCCACTTCGAACCATTCGAGCAAGCCTATCGAGTTCGCATGCGAGTCGACGGGGCGTTGTCACAGATCGCCGCCGGTCCGGCTGCCGATTACCCACAGCTTTCTTCGCGTGTAAAAATCCTTTCGGAATTAGATATCGCCGAACGCCGCCGCCCCCAGGAAGGCCGTCTACGATTGTCGATCGAAAACCGAGCCGTCGACTACCGGGTGTCATCGGTCCCGACACGATTCGGTGAAAAGATCGTGTTGCGGGTGGTCGATGCCACGGGGCTTAAAGCGGACCTGACCAAACTGGGAATGACCTCCCGTGAAGCTCAGTTGATGAACAAGGCGACCAGCCGGCCGGACGGGATGATCTTGGTAACCGGCCCGACCGGTAGCGGTAAAACGACGACGTTGTACTCCGCCCTCAATCAGCTCAACCGAATGGATCGAAATGTTTCGACGATCGAAGACCCGGTTGAATTTAATGTCTTTGGAATCACCCAAATCAACGTCCGCCGAGACCTTGAGATGGACTTCCCACAAGTCCTACGATTGCTGTTGCGACAAGATCCGGATGTGATCTTGGTCGGCGAAATACGAGACACAGAAACCGCCAAGACGTCGTTCCAAGCAGCGTTGACCGGCCACATGGTGCTTTCAACGCTACACACCAACGACACCGCATCGGCGGTCGCCCGGCTGCGCGACATGGACGTCGAACCATTCTTGATCAACGCGGCGCTCAATTTGATCATCGCTCAACGGTTGGTCAAACGAATCTGCCAACATTGCCGCACGCCGGTAAAGGTTTCTGCCGCCCAACTGAAAGCACTCGGGATCAGCGAGGAGCAAGCCGCTAAAGCAACGTTCTGCCGAGGCCAAGGTTGTACCAAGTGCAACGGCACCGGAATGCGTGGCCGGATCGCTATCTTCGAAATGCTAGACATGACCGATGAAATCCGAAACTTGATTTTTGAAAATGGATCCGTCGAAGCGATCAAACGGCAAGCGGTGAAGGACGGTATGCGAACACTTCGAATCAGCGCGCTGAGCAAAGCATTCCAAGGTGTGATTACCTTGGAGCAAGCATCGCTGTTCGCGTCGCGTGAGTAG
- a CDS encoding bile acid:sodium symporter family protein, translating to MLRKIRSQWFLLALAAVYLIGHAGTEHFAQIASKSWIRSGVLFTVMWAMGITLRPDAIRRSVRHPTASLLAIGMNMIGVPLLCLPAMWFLPTEYSGGLFVAGLVPCTLASASVWTRKAGGDDSIAMVTTVVTNLACIAVVPMGVQMVLAMHTRIPPLAQMEKLFWFVVLPLLLAQAMRRMGAAGWADRNKFRLAGAAQIGILTMVFIGAVVSQSYGDRLTWSNLDTVAMVAIAAVSVHLLAFGIAYGWAKLLHLPPGERSAIGIAGSQKTLMVGLQIAIDCGVSVLPMMIYHGGQLLCDTIIADRLKK from the coding sequence ATGTTACGCAAGATTCGTTCGCAATGGTTTTTGCTAGCACTTGCGGCGGTCTATCTGATCGGTCACGCGGGGACAGAGCACTTCGCTCAAATTGCTAGCAAGAGCTGGATCCGATCGGGCGTGTTGTTTACGGTCATGTGGGCGATGGGCATCACGCTTCGGCCCGACGCGATCCGGCGGAGTGTGCGGCATCCGACCGCAAGTTTGCTCGCGATCGGCATGAACATGATCGGCGTGCCGCTGCTATGCCTGCCGGCGATGTGGTTTTTGCCGACCGAGTATTCCGGCGGACTGTTCGTCGCCGGGTTGGTGCCATGCACCTTGGCATCGGCTTCGGTCTGGACGCGAAAGGCCGGTGGCGATGACTCGATCGCGATGGTGACGACCGTGGTGACAAATTTAGCTTGCATTGCCGTCGTGCCGATGGGGGTTCAAATGGTGCTCGCCATGCACACCCGGATTCCGCCGCTGGCTCAGATGGAAAAGTTGTTTTGGTTTGTGGTGTTGCCGCTGTTGCTAGCGCAAGCAATGCGGCGAATGGGGGCCGCAGGGTGGGCCGACCGCAACAAGTTCCGATTGGCCGGTGCCGCCCAAATCGGCATTTTGACGATGGTGTTCATCGGGGCGGTGGTCAGTCAGAGCTACGGAGATCGGTTGACGTGGTCGAATCTTGATACGGTTGCAATGGTGGCGATCGCGGCGGTTTCGGTTCACTTGCTTGCATTCGGAATCGCGTACGGCTGGGCCAAGCTGCTTCACTTGCCGCCGGGCGAACGTTCGGCAATCGGGATCGCCGGCAGCCAAAAGACGCTCATGGTGGGGCTGCAGATCGCGATCGATTGCGGCGTTAGCGTATTGCCGATGATGATCTATCACGGCGGCCAATTGCTTTGTGACACGATCATCGCCGATCGATTGAAGAAGTGA